The genomic region aaatttACAAGAGAGTTTTTGAAAGCAAGAGTTGAGTTATTTGAGTCAAAGTTGAGACTTTTGAACTCGGATAACATTAATTTGGACCTAGACGAGGTAAACtagatatttaaataaaatttaggTGGTAGAAAAGGTTGGAATCAGGCTATTCAAGGATTTACCAAGTtacaatttaaatcaatgtTTAAATAAGTGGAAGGAAGATAAGGTGTGTGAGGTATTTATAGATAATTAATGATGTAGAAAGGGGAGTTAATGGAGTCATTTAAAATGATGCTTAAGAAGTCGCTCCATTATAATCCTGGAACTAAGAAGGATAATTTGGAAAGTGcaaaattatatttcaGAAATGATGAAAGGTTGTTTgtgaaataaattaattgaaagTAGGTATCAAAGGTTGGAATCTTTCCCACATGAAAGAGATAAACTGATAATGGAAAGATTAGAGTAAGCAAACCGATTCCTGAgaataacattaattttttagtgAGCTGGAAAAAATACGACAATCTTCTAAGGGCATTTTAATGGAAGATGACTAGTATTATTAGAGACATCCTGACTTTGGTGTGTGGCCtctcattaattaatttttaataatattcttaagattaatatatatgCTGTGGATAGATAAGCATTGCCCAAAGAACCTGAATGATTTCACATCACACAAGGATCTTAGTGAGCTCCTATTGAAGTTAGTCAACAAATCGCATGGTGAATTACCGcattttttattctatGGGCCTTCAGGAGCTGGAAAAAAATCCAGAATTCTAGCTACTCTCCGCTCAGTGTTTGGAAATAAGGTAGATAAGGTATTTTTGATTCAGATTCCAAACTGATTCTGTAGATTAAAACCGACGTCTTGTCATACAAGGACACTAGCGAGGTTGTAGTATGCCAAAGTGAAGTCCATATTCAAAGTTAGTTCCACATATGAAAActaatatttgaaattagtACCATGTCAAGAATTAGGAACAAGAGATAGATACATAGTACAGGATATTATAAGAAGCTTATCTTCAGCACCTTCTGCCTCAAACTTTTTTTCAAAAGGACCTTCTTATAGAGGtttgtattaattaaattgaaatttcaaatttttatagCTTTCCTTTTTGAGGATGCCGACACACTAACCCAAGAGGCCCAGGCGGCCCTTCGTAGAACCATGGAAACATATATCAAAAATGCAAGGATGTTTTTACACGTCAGACAACTATCAAGAGTTTGTTTTATGACTTTAAATTCTGTTCATAGATAATGCCTCCCCTAAGAAGCCGTTGTTTATGCATAAGGGTTAGAAGTCACACAAATGATGAGGTAACTTAGTAACactcattattaaaaatcaGATTGTTCAAATTTTGAGGAAAATCTGCAACTCAGAAGACATCACGCCTTCTCAAGCTAGTGACCAGATGCTTAGAAACATTGCTGAATCAAGCAAACGGAATTTGAGAAGGTCCATATTGACACTGGAAACCATAGCGATGGGTGGATTCACCCTGCAAACTAAGAACTTCATGATGCCCTGGGAAAAGAATATAACGCAAGTAGTACAATCAGTTGTCTCATCGCAAACTCCTTCAACgtaaataactatttttacaaatattttcagGCTCTCTGCTGTAAGACCTCAAATATACGAACTTTTGGTGTGTTGCATCCCTGGCGATCTCATTTTAGAGGTAATTACTCCACACATCTATTAATTCACTTCAGAACATTGTTGACCAGCTTGTACCTAAGGTGAAGCCATCTTTGGTTCCCAGTGTTTTCCATCTTGCAGCTCACTTTTCTCACACAATGAAGCTTGGCTCAA from Theileria annulata chromosome 1, complete sequence, *** SEQUENCING IN PROGRESS *** harbors:
- a CDS encoding replication factor C subunit, putative (Tap821d03.p1c.C.cand.51 - score = 60.96), which produces MLWIDKHCPKNLNDFTSHKDLSELLLKLVNKSHGELPHFLFYGPSGAGKKSRILATLRSVFGNKVDKIKTDVLSYKDTSEVVVCQSEVHIQIPCQELGTRDRYIVQDIIRSLSSAPSASNFFSKGPSYRAFLFEDADTLTQEAQAALRRTMETYIKNARMFLHVRQLSRIMPPLRSRCLCIRVRSHTNDEIVQILRKICNSEDITPSQASDQMLRNIAESSKRNLRRSILTLETIAMGGFTLQTKNFMMPWEKNITQVVQSVVSSQTPSTLSAVRPQIYELLVCCIPGDLILENIVDQLVPKVKPSLVPSVFHLAAHFSHTMKLGSKDIWHIEAFLAQIMSLIAKTRTSKN